A single window of Canis lupus familiaris isolate Mischka breed German Shepherd chromosome 7, alternate assembly UU_Cfam_GSD_1.0, whole genome shotgun sequence DNA harbors:
- the LOC100855683 gene encoding 40S ribosomal protein S27-like, with the protein MPLVKDLLHPSPEKKRKHKKKHLVQSPNSYFMDMKCPGCYKITTVFSHAQTVVLCVGCSTVFCQPTGGKARLTEGCSFRWKQH; encoded by the coding sequence ATGCCCCTTGTGAAGGACCTCCTGCACCCATCcccagaaaagaagaggaagcacaAGAAGAAGCACCTGGTGCAGAGCCCCAACTCCTACTTCATGGACATGAAGTGCCCAGGATGCTACAAAATCACCACCGTCTTCAGCCATGCACAGACGGTAGTTCTGTGTGTCGGTTGCTCCACAGTCTTCTGCCAGCCCACGGGAGGAAAAGCAAGGCTTACAGAAGGATGCTCCTTCAGGTGGAAGCAGCACTAA